From Anopheles arabiensis isolate DONGOLA chromosome 3, AaraD3, whole genome shotgun sequence, a single genomic window includes:
- the LOC120901173 gene encoding histone H1-II-like: MMIRAGRDNRDIMQCVQCSLNTVKAIRSELGENSDDDEAVAARKPHSQRRDCVRTGAFLADLQARVMENPGIGIRPLARQMGVAPSTMKLALNDTKKADGAEAKKPKAAAADGAKQAAKKPAAPKKAAKKPAAPKKAAAPKKAAAPKKAAAKK, translated from the coding sequence ATGATGATCCGCGCCGGACGCGACAACCGCGACATCATGCAGTGCGTGCAGTGTTCGCTGAACACGGTGAAGGCGATCCGGAGTGAGCTGGGAGAaaacagcgacgacgacgaagcggTGGCAGCACGAAAACCACATTCCCAGCGGCGGGATTGCGTGCGGACCGGCGCTTTCCTGGCTGACCTCCAGGCGCGCGTGATGGAAAATCCGGGGATCGGAATTCGGCCGTTGGCACGTCAGATGGGGGTGGCACCATCCACGATGAAATTGGCCCTGAATGACACCAAGAAGGCTGACGGTGCCGAGGCGAAGAAACCAAAGGCCGCCGCAGCGGATGGTGCGAAGCAGGCCGCCAAGAAGCCAGCAGCGCCGAAGAAGGCCGCCAAGAAGCCGGCCGCTCCGAAGAAGGCCGCTGCGCCGAAGAAAGCCGCAGCCCCCAAGAAGGCAGCAGCCAAGAAGTAA
- the LOC120902429 gene encoding uncharacterized protein LOC120902429 has product MESLESNNQTTEVVTTATTPPSTDAAQPANSEAAKGRSTLHGSSYHLRLAMIILLRAYNLHREDKLNQFVIKMEDPTAGKFDDVVFRYTSASSPTVGAVYIQAKHKQKSSSATPTKDASFITKRALLKHWDSKAQFSVSMYFASYLEIHQKSSTGTPPKYMLCTNARIDVNVMHYFKSQEYEPDDIMYFYKDIGASCYRFNYEKVVDVLINESRKASVEKLGQFWAMYVKNGKEMKSNVFLFEVYRKLIAECVEKVKRGMFKFKPEFITANSSTPMGRVSATFRNEYVKLLSDENQNDSSIKWNELEICIEDTFIDANPPEAGSYYKQVDHAFKTFCEQFVFVCESLDEAKMVKKSVERIPLWVLDRDATNSNFFFDMFESMKNIPIEFKQLKTMFSKITPNESVDKLTGTPNKNVNQWQQEYRNVRIKEELLREMELYKCIEDKPFVGVYTFRVSTGMKISSLIVAQTLALANCPYLFLDSRATVLKQNFLRVLHQVMEFMADVNPFNTNVIAILGQFEHKINKEIKSLAKYYRLKIILIEKLDGNRTSEDVFYVHHLTDDARKKLYQQQSVLYPFGTSVAVNDILRDEDSLSFLGKILTKGDEADDKENERSNIYQFEALKPRYVSRTIVPYNTALPSALNEDDLSTDLNYPSKDEEISFDQISFVNKNIRSMLDSIISSEDEFDKLPDALRHGDDKEKVYIFVDEAGTGKSAYLTWLSTRLSATDDSLYVVRVEVLKHSAAFAQLSRSHPNDIDDITALTFLYRLVYGLQYVINITKTNPAGNYLENEQLNKIVQLLYLSDGKILLDEDELKAADLTSAQSLEIRLFQMKFNERKLILMLDGFDTIHPFYSAFGFKCVAKLASFEAIRTVYISTRPYNMMAEFARSFPSSSMFRLVPFRQRDQLLYWRKCLDSEMEHYKQCTASDRITGIAVLYSAILNNLGELYRLPLFLKVSSEVALPLLKPHIHFLQHTVSKQWFMQTKLIKLKLFEHFVSCKLKLLNEEKSGSTDSISDNPVHQIKATETNAQVKRKHGLLAMHVLFSADIRDKLMYSADQEEAAEILQDIVDGTEKTGIVPRLENNVPMFTHRILAEYFTGYWMYENKDRMKHGGIFWSRSFWTPQLLVMRTFFDQMILEGSRDGCEIHYAVVNKSSEHVRDLLSNDGTAAFVKDAAGRLPLHLAIVYSMEDDFLAENIRSGIINVRDTLFGWSALDYAFIVGVEATIHKLIDFGATVNESTLLQQICSNNLKDLLNDALNYGEWLQSNPKSRNIANSLHIGVAKYLLNERPIDIFASHHELDSLSVIEFCIKHNMVGVFRQCISLMNDHSKINSEVYKHLLELAVESKAHHIVNCFLEE; this is encoded by the coding sequence ATGGAGTCCCTTGAAAGTAATAATCAAACCACAGAGGTTGTGACAACAGCAACCACACCTCCCTCGACTGATGCAGCACAACCGGCAAACAGTGAGGCAGCCAAAGGACGATCCACCTTACACGGCAGCTCCTACCATCTTCGGTTGGCGATGATAATTTTGTTACGTGCCTACAATCTGCATCGGGAGGACAAGCTGAACCaatttgtaattaaaatgGAAGACCCCACTGCGGGCAAATTCGACGACGTCGTGTTTCGTTACACCTCAGCGTCATCACCCACCGTAGGTGCCGTTTACATCCaggcaaaacacaaacaaaaatcgagCAGCGCTACACCCACCAAAGATGCATCATTCATTACCAAACGTGCACTGCTGAAGCATTGGGACAGTAAGGCTCAGTTTTCTGTCTCGATGTACTTTGCTTCGTACCTGGAAATTCATCAGAAGTCATCGACTGGGACGCCGCCCAAGTACATGCTGTGCACGAACGCAAGGATTGATGTAAATGTGATGCATTACTTCAAATCACAGGAATATGAGCCTGACGATATAATGTACTTCTACAAAGATATTGGGGCATCCTGTTACCGCTTCAACTACGAAAAGGTCGTCGATGTGCTGATCAACGAGTCGAGAAAAGCGAGTGTAGAAAAATTGGGCCAATTCTGGGCAATGTAcgttaaaaatggaaaagaaatgaaatcgaACGTTTTTCTGTTCGAAGTGTATAGGAAGCTCATTGCGGAATGTGTAGAGAAGGTCAAGCGAggaatgtttaaatttaaacccGAGTTTATTACGGCAAATAGCTCAACGCCCATGGGTAGAGTTAGTGCAACGTTCAGGAATGAGTACGTAAAGCTGCTGTCGGACGAGAATCAAAATGACAGCAGTATCAAATGGAACGAGCTGGAAATATGCATAGAGGACACGTTTATCGACGCTAACCCCCCGGAAGCAGGCTCGTATTATAAGCAGGTAGATCACGCCTTTAAAACATTCTGCGAacagtttgtgtttgtgtgtgaatcaTTGGATGAAGCAAAGATGGTCAAAAAGTCGGTGGAACGAATTCCCCTCTGGGTGCTGGATCGGGATGCCACCAACAGTAACTTTTTCTTTGATATGTTTGAGTCGATGAAAAACATTCCTATCgaatttaaacaattaaaaacaatgttCAGCAAAATCACACCTAACGAGTCGGTTGACAAGCTGACCGGtacaccaaacaaaaatgttaaCCAATGGCAACAGGAGTACCGGAACGTTCGCATTAAGGAGGAGCTTCTTAGGGAAATGGAGCTATACAAATGTATAGAAGACAAGCCATTCGTTGGCGTTTATACATTTCGCGTTTCAACAGGCATGAAAATATCCTCCCTAATCGTGGCACAAACGCTAGCACTGGCCAACTGTCCCTACCTATTCTTGGACAGCCGAGCAACAGTGCTGAAGCAGAACTTTCTCAGAGTCCTGCACCAGGTGATGGAGTTTATGGCCGACGTCAATCCCTTCAATACCAACGTCATAGCGATCCTGGGTCAGTTCGAACACAAAATCAACAAAGAAATTAAGAGTTTGGCGAAGTATTACCGGTTGAAAATTATTCTAATAGAAAAGCTTGACGGAAACAGAACGTCAGAAGACGTGTTTTACGTCCATCATCTTACTGATGACGCGAGGAAGAAGCTGTACCAGCAGCAGTCAGTCCTGTATCCTTTCGGGACGTCAGTGGCTGTAAACGATATCCTGCGGGATGAGGATAGTTTGAGCTTCTTGGGTAAAATTTTGACTAAAGGTGACGAAGCAGATGACAAAGAAAATGAACGCTCCAACATATACCAGTTTGAAGCGCTGAAGCCGAGGTACGTTTCACGCACCATCGTGCCATACAACACTGCACTCCCATCAGCACTGAACGAAGACGACTTGAGCACCGACTTAAACTATCCTTCCAAAGACGAAGAAATAAGTTTCGATCAAATTTCATTTGTCAACAAGAATATTCGCTCGATGCTGGACTCGATCATATCATCCGAGGATGAGTTCGACAAGCTGCCCGATGCGTTAAGGCATGGCGATGACAAGGAGAAGGTTTACATCTTCGTCGATGAAGCCGGTACCGGAAAGTCTGCCTATTTAACGTGGCTGTCCACCCGTTTGTCAGCCACCGACGATTCGCTGTACGTCGTACGGGTGGAGGTTTTAAAACATTCCGCCGCTTTCGCACAGCTAAGCAGGAGCCACCCGAACGACATCGATGATATAACCGCCTTAACGTTCCTGTACCGGCTTGTTTACGGCCTTCAGTATGTGATCAATATTACAAAAACCAACCCGGCCGGGAATTATTTAGAAAATGAACAGTTAAACAAAATCGTTCAACTGCTGTACCTTTCCGATGGCAAGATTCTGCTCGACGAAGATGAGCTAAAGGCGGCCGATCTGACTAGCGCACAGTCGCTGGAAATTCGGCTGTTTCAAATGAAGTTCAACGAACGCAAGCTGATCCTCATGCTGGATGGGTTCGATACGATACACCCGTTCTATAGCGCGTTTGGGTTTAAGTGCGTCGCCAAGCTAGCGAGCTTTGAGGCCATCCGCACTGTTTACATCTCAACCAGACCGTACAACATGATGGCTGAGTTTGCCCGATCGttccccagcagcagcatgttcCGGTTGGTGCCGTTTCGTCAGCGAGATCAACTACTGTACTGGCGGAAATGTCTGGATAGTGAGATGGAGCATTACAAACAGTGTACTGCTAGCGATCGCATTACAGGCATTGCCGTTTTGTACAGCGCCATTTTGAACAATCTGGGAGAGCTGTACCGATTGCCACTGTTTCTAAAAGTATCATCGGAAGTTGCGCTACCCCTGCTTAAGCCACATATCCATTTCCTGCAGCATACCGTGTCGAAACAATGGTTCATGCAAACCAAGCTGATCAAGCTGAAACTTTTTGAGCATTTTGTAAGCTGTAAGCTTAAATTATTGAACGAAGAAAAATCCGGCTCTACAGATTCTATATCGGACAATCCCGTTCACCAGATTAAAGCTACCGAAACGAACGCGCAAGTCAAGCGAAAGCATGGTCTGCTTGCTATGCACGTCCTTTTTAGTGCGGACATCAGGGATAAGCTGATGTACTCTGCGGATCAGGAGGAAGCAGCAGAAATCTTGCAGGATATAGTCGATGGCACGGAAAAAACGGGAATCGTTCCACGACTGGAGAACAACGTGCCAATGTTTACGCACCGAATACTGGCGGAGTACTTTACGGGATATTGGATGTACGAAAATAAGGACCGTATGAAGCATGGGGGCATATTCTGGTCACGATCGTTCTGGACGCCGCAGCTGCTTGTAATGCGCACCTTTTTCGATCAGATGATCCTGGAAGGATCCCGGGATGGATGTGAGATTCACTATGCCGTTGTCAACAAGTCCTCCGAGCATGTGCGTGACTTACTGTCGAACGATGGTACAGCTGCATTCGTTAAAGATGCCGCTGGCAGGCTGCCTCTTCACCTGGCAATTGTATACTCGATGGAAGATGATTTCCTAGCAGAAAATATACGCTCTGGAATCATCAACGTAAGGGACACACTCTTCGGATGGAGCGCATTAGACTACGCATTCATCGTGGGAGTTGAAGCGACCATACACAAACTGATCGATTTTGGAGCAACGGTCAATGAAAGCACACTGCTGCAGCAAATATGTTCCAACAATCTAAAGGATTTGCTGAACGATGCACTGAACTATGGAGAATGGCTTCAGTCGAATCCAAAGTCCAGGAATATAGCAAATAGTCTTCACATTGGAGTGGCCAAATATTTACTCAATGAACGGCCTATTGATATCTTTGCTAGCCACCATGAGCTAGATTCTTTGTCAGTGattgaattttgcattaaacaCAACATGGTGGGTGTTTTCAGGCAGTGCATATCGCTAATGAACGATCATTCAAAGATCAATTCAGAAGTTTACAAGCATTTGCTGGAGTTAGCAGTTGAGAGCAAAGCGCACCATATAGTTAATTGTTTTTTGGAAGAGTGA
- the LOC120902431 gene encoding histone H1-like, which produces MADTAATEAPTAAAAAAPAPAAKSPKKPKAAAGPKKPKQPAAHPPINEMLLAAVKALNERNGSSLQAIKKYVAANYKADVTKLASFFKKALKSGVASGKLVQTKGTGASGSFKLSAAAKKPVVEKKKAAAPKKAAAEKKKKTAAKKPAGEKKTVAKKATKKADGAAAKKPKAAAAKKPKAADGAKKAAKKPAAPKQKATKPAKAAAAAKPKAPKPKKAAAPAKKAAAPKKAAAPKKAAAPKKVAAAKK; this is translated from the coding sequence ATGGCCGATACAGCAGCGACCGAAGCCCCgaccgccgcagcagcagctgccccAGCTCCCGCGGCCAAGTCACCCAAGAAGCCGAAGGCGGCCGCCGGCCCCAAGAAGCCCAAGCAGCCGGCCGCCCATCCTCCGATCAACGAGATGTTGCTGGCCGCCGTGAAGGCCCTGAACGAGCGCAACGGTTCCTCGCTGCAGGCGATCAAGAAGTACGTGGCGGCCAACTACAAGGCTGACGTCACCAAGCTGGCCTCCTTCTTCAAGAAGGCGCTCAAGAGCGGTGTCGCCAGCGGCAAGCTGGTCCAGACCAAGGGAACCGGAGCGTCGGGTTCGTTCAAGCTGTCGGCCGCCGCCAAGAAGCCGGTGgtagagaagaagaaggcagCTGCCCCGAAGAAGGCGGCagcggagaagaagaagaagaccgcTGCCAAGAAGCCTGCCGGTGAGAAGAAGACCGTCGCCAAGAAGGCAACCAAGAAGGCGGACGGTGCCGCGGCGAAGAAGCCAAAGGCCGCCGCAGCGAAGAAGCCCAAGGCAGCGGATGGTGCGAAGAAGGCCGCCAAGAAGCCGGCAGCCCCGAAGCAGAAGGCCACCAAGCCAGCCAAGGCAGCGGCAGCTGCCAAGCCGAAGGCACCGAAGCCAAAGAAGGCCGCTGCTCCGGCCAAGAAGGCGGCCGCTCCGAAGAAGGCCGCTGCGCCGAAGAAAGCCGCAGCCCCCAAGAAGGTAGCAGCAGCTAAGAAGTAA